TGATCCTGAACATCATCGTGGGCATCGTCGGCGCCTTCCTCGGCGGCCTGCTGCTCGCGCCGCTCTTCGGCACCGGCACGATCAATCAGAGCGACTTCTCGATCGGCTCGCTCTTCGTGTCGTTCCTCGGCGCGGTCATCCTGCTCGCCATCGTCAACTTCTTCCGCGGTCGCCGCGCCCGCGCCTGACTCGATTTCGGAGCGGACCACGTTCATTCCAACGTGGTCTGTCTCTGATTTCGCATGGCGTGCCCTAGCTCAAAACACGCACCTTCGACGCCGGGAAGAATCTCGAACGGCAGGTCGCCCGAGCTGCGCGCCTCGTCCACCAGGCGATCCAGCGCTGCGTCGTCGTGCCGCGGATCGTGGTGGAAGGTGACCAGGCGCTTCACGCCGGTGCGGGCCGCGAACTCGAGCACATGCGGGATCGCGCTGTGCCCCCAGCCGACGTGCTTCGGATACTGCGTCGCGCTGTATTGCGAGTCGTGAATCAGCAGGTCGGCGTTCGCGGCGAGGTCGAAACCCGAGATCCAGTCCGAGGACGGCAAGCGCGCGGCACCGAGCAGCGGCTCGTGATCGGGAATGTAAGCGATCGTGGCAGTGTCGTCGCTGATCCTGTAGCCGACGGTCGGGCCGGGATGGCAAACGAGCGCCGCGGAGATGCGCAGCCCGCCGATCCGAATCTCCTCGGGCGCGAGCGGCACGTCGTGCAGCGTCAGGCGGGAAGGCAGTTCCCGGAGCCGGACCGGGAAGAGCGGCGGCGACAGATAGCGGCTGACGCGCGCGCGCAGGTCAAGGGTGGTGGACGGCGGCCCCCAGATGTGCACTTCCTGGCCGCTCTGGTCCAGCGGTCGGAAGAAGCCCAGTCCCTGGATGTGATCCATGTGCAGATGAGTCAGCAGCACGTCCACGCGCCCCGCCTCCGGCCCGAGCTTTCCGCCCAGGCGCCGGATGCCGGTCCCCGCGTCCAGCACAAGAAGCGTGCCGTCCGCGCCGCGCACCTCGACGCAGGAGGTGTTGCCGCCGTAACGGACGGTTTCCGGACCGGGCGTGGCGAGCGAGCCACGCGTTCCCCAAAGCGTGACTTTCATCCCTGTGCCTCCCACAGGATGACGACCGCTCCCAGATGCCGGCCGCCCTGGCCCTGGAGCGGGAACCCGGTCGCTGCGACCTTTCTGCGAACGCCGTCGGCGCTGACCATCCAAAACACACCATGCGAGGCCCGTTTCTGCTGCAGGGCGACCACCGAGGGGCGCGCCTCCAATGGCAGCGGCGAGCCGTCCTCGGCGGTCAGATGCAACATCGAGGGCCACTCCTCGAGCTTGAGCTCGCCGGTTTCATCAAAGCGCATGCCGGAGATCGCTTCCATCGGCTCGTTGTAGAACACCAGTGTGCCGGCCGGATCGAACAATAGGATTGGCATCGCGAGGTAACTCGCGAGCTGCCGCATCAGGATGACTTCGACGGCTTTCTGGGGCATATCGGCGCTCCGCTCGCCGAGCCTCGGAAATATACGCGCGGCGGCTAAGAGCCGCTAGTTAGCACGGCTAGCAGCACTGTAAGCGTCACCACGCTGGCGAGTGTCGATAGCACCACGGTCGCGGAAACCAGGGCTGGACGGGCGTTGAATTCGAGCGCCCAGAGCGCGGAAGTCACTGCCACGGGCGTACTGGCCTGCAGCACCGCGACTGCGAGCGCTGTCCCCTGTAGCCCGACGAATTTGCCTGCCGCCCAAGCGATGAAAGGCACAGCCAGAAGCCGAATAGACGTGCCGAGTACAGCTCCCGCAACTTCCTCGCGCATTGTTAACCGGGCGAGCTGCAGGCCGACAAGCACCAGCATCATGGCCACCGAGCCGCCTGCCAGCAGCTCACTCGCTTTGGCGACCGGGCCGGGCAACGGCCACCCGGACAGATTCACCGCCAG
The Candidatus Eisenbacteria bacterium genome window above contains:
- a CDS encoding GlsB/YeaQ/YmgE family stress response membrane protein, producing the protein MLNIIVGIVGAFLGGLLLAPLFGTGTINQSDFSIGSLFVSFLGAVILLAIVNFFRGRRARA
- a CDS encoding MBL fold metallo-hydrolase, which encodes MKVTLWGTRGSLATPGPETVRYGGNTSCVEVRGADGTLLVLDAGTGIRRLGGKLGPEAGRVDVLLTHLHMDHIQGLGFFRPLDQSGQEVHIWGPPSTTLDLRARVSRYLSPPLFPVRLRELPSRLTLHDVPLAPEEIRIGGLRISAALVCHPGPTVGYRISDDTATIAYIPDHEPLLGAARLPSSDWISGFDLAANADLLIHDSQYSATQYPKHVGWGHSAIPHVLEFAARTGVKRLVTFHHDPRHDDAALDRLVDEARSSGDLPFEILPGVEGACFELGHAMRNQRQTTLE